One stretch of Actinomycetes bacterium DNA includes these proteins:
- a CDS encoding ISL3 family transposase — translation MRVTTAFNLMLAIPGASVASVQFAPEGVVVGLRRRPGRPRCPCGAKGTGTYDTSARRWRHLDLGASKLFLEAQIRRLHCRRCDRVVTEAVPWARPRARHSRDFEDVVAWLAQRVDKTTIARMLRTSWETVAGIVTRVVAEAIDDRRLAGLLRIGVDEVSYRNGHRYLTVVADHDEGGKVVWAGEGKNAATLGAFYAQLGDSGCAALEAVSMDLGAAFAKATDTHAPQARQCVDPFHLVALANEAINKARRWAWNLERDKAKTAPRRGPGRPPADSAPAPRDQARCVKHSRWALLKDPDQLLPSQLDVLQELRRTNSVLYRCWQLKEGLRDLYRLRDPRDAPGHLDWWLAWSCRSRIPAFLTLSKTVRANRERILAAIELGLSNSKLEGLNSKIRLINHRGYGHHSATALIAMIYLCCGGPTITLPTER, via the coding sequence GTGCGCGTCACCACCGCATTCAACCTGATGTTGGCCATCCCGGGTGCCTCGGTGGCCTCGGTGCAGTTCGCCCCGGAGGGTGTCGTGGTCGGGCTGCGTCGCCGTCCCGGTCGTCCCCGGTGCCCGTGCGGTGCGAAGGGCACGGGCACCTACGACACCTCGGCCCGGCGCTGGCGGCACCTGGACCTGGGTGCGAGCAAGCTGTTCCTCGAGGCGCAGATCCGCCGCCTGCACTGCCGGCGGTGCGACCGGGTCGTCACCGAGGCGGTGCCGTGGGCTCGGCCGCGGGCGCGGCACTCGCGTGACTTCGAGGACGTCGTCGCCTGGTTGGCGCAGCGCGTCGATAAGACCACGATCGCCCGGATGCTGCGGACCTCGTGGGAGACCGTCGCGGGGATCGTCACCCGGGTCGTCGCCGAGGCCATCGATGACCGCCGGTTGGCCGGGCTGCTGCGGATTGGGGTCGACGAGGTCTCCTACCGCAACGGGCACCGCTACCTGACCGTCGTCGCCGACCACGACGAAGGGGGCAAGGTGGTCTGGGCCGGTGAGGGCAAGAACGCCGCGACCCTGGGCGCGTTCTACGCCCAGCTCGGCGACAGTGGTTGCGCGGCACTGGAAGCGGTCAGCATGGACCTCGGTGCCGCGTTCGCGAAGGCCACCGACACCCACGCCCCGCAGGCCCGCCAATGCGTCGACCCGTTCCACCTCGTCGCGCTCGCGAACGAGGCCATCAACAAGGCCCGCCGGTGGGCCTGGAACCTCGAACGCGACAAAGCCAAGACCGCCCCACGGCGCGGACCCGGGCGGCCGCCCGCGGACAGCGCACCAGCGCCGCGGGACCAGGCCCGATGCGTCAAGCACAGCCGATGGGCGCTGCTGAAGGACCCCGACCAGCTGCTGCCGTCCCAGCTCGACGTGCTCCAAGAACTGCGGCGGACCAACTCGGTGCTCTACCGCTGCTGGCAACTCAAGGAAGGACTCCGCGACCTCTACCGCCTCCGCGACCCCCGCGACGCCCCCGGGCACCTCGACTGGTGGCTGGCCTGGTCCTGCCGCAGCCGCATCCCCGCGTTCCTCACCCTGTCCAAGACCGTCCGAGCCAACCGTGAACGCATCCTCGCCGCCATCGAACTCGGCCTGAGCAACAGCAAACTCGAAGGCCTCAACAGCAAGATCCGACTCATCAACCACCGTGGCTACGGACACCACAGCGCCACCGCCCTCATCGCGATGATCTACCTCTGCTGCGGCGGACCCACCATCACGCTGCCCACAGAAAGGTGA
- a CDS encoding DUF1269 domain-containing protein, giving the protein MSEDQSTADQSEVIAAAAISDGAYTLFVADFPDTDTAWEAYEALKSVEDGRRVEIEGVLVVKREADGTLEIQKATDHSTRHGLRWGVVGGVVLGVLFPPSIIGSAAVLGAAGAGVGKARELHHRSELEAELQDAIAPGHSGILALVSDPGAVEIRKALDKADAIVEKAIDKVAADDIKAAAKDAGSEDA; this is encoded by the coding sequence ATGTCAGAAGACCAGAGCACCGCTGACCAGTCAGAGGTCATTGCCGCCGCAGCGATCAGCGACGGTGCGTACACGCTGTTCGTCGCCGACTTCCCCGACACCGACACCGCGTGGGAGGCCTACGAGGCGCTGAAGTCCGTCGAGGATGGCCGCCGCGTGGAGATCGAAGGCGTGCTCGTCGTCAAGCGCGAGGCGGACGGCACGCTGGAGATCCAGAAGGCGACCGACCACAGCACCCGGCACGGGCTGAGGTGGGGCGTCGTCGGTGGGGTCGTCCTCGGCGTGCTGTTCCCCCCGTCGATCATCGGCAGCGCCGCGGTGCTCGGCGCAGCCGGCGCCGGTGTCGGCAAGGCCAGGGAGCTGCACCACCGCAGCGAGCTCGAGGCGGAGCTGCAGGACGCGATCGCCCCCGGGCACTCCGGGATCTTGGCCCTGGTCTCCGACCCCGGTGCCGTGGAGATCCGCAAGGCTCTGGACAAGGCCGACGCCATCGTCGAGAAGGCCATCGACAAGGTCGCCGCGGACGACATCAAGGCCGCCGCCAAGGACGCCGGCTCAGAAGACGCCTAA
- a CDS encoding potassium channel family protein, whose amino-acid sequence MGALSVLSLVNIVLMSVLRDDATQQVVYALDALLSIVFLLDFLVRLRRAPARADYVFRQFGWADLLASLPFPQVKILRIFRLIRVARLLRRYGARNIGRSLIKDRAGSALLTLLLIGILVLEFGSLVMLILERNAPGANITTASDALWYVIVTMSTVGYGDQYPVSNAGRELGTFIIVVGVGIFGTLTGYLANLFLAPRTEGPAKQDETADHNAMLKVQHLQQLLEQQQVALAQLEREIGDGRGADSGGVRACRVGQ is encoded by the coding sequence ATTGGGGCGCTGTCGGTCCTGTCGCTGGTGAACATCGTCCTGATGTCGGTGTTGCGGGACGACGCCACCCAGCAGGTGGTCTACGCCCTCGACGCCCTCCTCAGCATCGTGTTCCTCCTCGACTTCCTGGTCAGGCTCCGCCGGGCACCCGCACGTGCCGACTATGTGTTCCGGCAGTTCGGCTGGGCCGACCTGCTTGCCAGCCTCCCCTTTCCGCAGGTGAAGATCCTGAGGATCTTCCGGCTCATCCGGGTGGCGCGACTGCTGCGTCGGTACGGGGCCCGGAACATCGGCAGGAGCCTCATCAAGGACCGGGCGGGCAGCGCCCTGCTGACCCTGCTGCTCATCGGGATCCTGGTCCTGGAGTTCGGCAGCCTGGTGATGCTGATCCTGGAGAGGAACGCACCTGGGGCGAACATCACGACCGCGTCGGACGCCCTGTGGTACGTCATCGTGACCATGTCGACGGTCGGCTACGGCGACCAGTACCCGGTCAGCAACGCCGGCCGGGAGCTGGGCACGTTCATCATCGTCGTCGGAGTCGGCATCTTCGGCACCCTCACCGGTTACCTCGCCAACCTCTTCCTCGCCCCGCGGACGGAAGGTCCGGCGAAGCAGGACGAGACGGCGGACCACAACGCGATGCTCAAAGTCCAACACCTCCAGCAGCTGCTGGAACAGCAGCAGGTCGCTCTGGCGCAACTCGAGCGCGAGATCGGCGACGGCCGAGGAGCCGACTCTGGCGGTGTGAGGGCTTGCCGGGTGGGACAGTGA
- a CDS encoding DUF2252 domain-containing protein codes for MADVAVPAPARKLAHLSPQERGARGKAARNEVPRSSHGRWEPAVNRRDPIELLEEQAASRVPELVPIRYGRMLVSPFTFYRGAALIMAADLAATPRSGLTVQVCGDAHLSNFGVFASPERRAMFDINDFDETLPGPWEWDVKRLAASFEVAGRDRGFTPAQRRGIVMAGVAEYRRWMRQAAQLRNLDVWYAHIEVEALFEQLRKVATAKQQAKAQANLAKARTRDSMQAFSKLTHEVGGERRIDADPPLIVPIEDLMPAGAEREQVEGELRGLIRSYRRTLQTDRRHLLEDFDYVHAARKVVGVGSVGTRAWILLLLGRDGGDPLFLQAKEAQESVLERFVGKSQHANHGQRVVAGQHLMQAASDIFLGWQRVTGFDGQVRDFYLRQLRDWKGSADVDTMAASLMTLYARICGAALARAHARSGDRIAIASYLGTSDAFDRAIADFSTAYADQNERDYQTLVDAVSTGRLSAQTGL; via the coding sequence GTGGCTGACGTTGCGGTTCCGGCGCCCGCGAGGAAGCTGGCCCACCTGAGCCCGCAGGAGCGTGGGGCCAGGGGGAAGGCGGCGCGCAACGAGGTGCCCCGGTCCAGTCATGGGCGGTGGGAGCCGGCGGTGAACCGGCGGGACCCGATCGAACTGCTGGAGGAGCAGGCGGCCAGCCGGGTGCCCGAGCTGGTTCCGATCCGCTATGGCCGGATGCTGGTCTCGCCGTTCACCTTCTACCGGGGCGCGGCGCTGATCATGGCGGCTGACCTGGCCGCGACTCCCCGCTCGGGGTTGACCGTGCAGGTCTGTGGGGATGCGCACCTGTCGAACTTCGGGGTGTTCGCCTCGCCGGAGCGGCGGGCGATGTTCGACATCAACGACTTCGACGAGACGCTGCCCGGCCCGTGGGAGTGGGACGTGAAACGGCTGGCGGCGAGCTTCGAGGTCGCCGGCCGGGACCGCGGGTTCACCCCGGCGCAGCGGCGCGGGATCGTGATGGCCGGGGTGGCGGAGTATCGGAGGTGGATGAGGCAGGCCGCACAGCTGCGCAACCTGGACGTGTGGTACGCCCACATCGAGGTGGAGGCGCTGTTTGAGCAGCTGAGGAAAGTGGCCACCGCCAAGCAGCAGGCCAAGGCGCAGGCGAACTTGGCGAAGGCCAGGACCCGGGACAGCATGCAGGCGTTCTCCAAGCTCACCCACGAGGTCGGCGGGGAGCGCCGGATCGACGCGGACCCGCCGCTGATCGTCCCGATCGAGGACCTGATGCCCGCCGGCGCGGAACGTGAGCAGGTCGAAGGCGAGCTCCGAGGGCTGATCCGGTCCTATCGGCGGACCCTGCAGACCGACCGGCGGCACCTGCTCGAGGACTTCGACTACGTGCACGCCGCCCGCAAGGTCGTCGGTGTCGGCAGCGTCGGCACCCGGGCCTGGATCCTGCTGCTGCTCGGCCGCGATGGCGGTGACCCGCTGTTCCTGCAGGCCAAGGAGGCCCAAGAGTCGGTCCTGGAGCGGTTCGTCGGCAAGAGCCAGCACGCCAACCACGGCCAGCGAGTGGTGGCCGGCCAACACCTGATGCAGGCGGCCAGCGACATCTTCCTCGGCTGGCAGCGCGTCACCGGGTTCGACGGGCAGGTCCGTGACTTCTACCTGCGCCAGCTGCGGGACTGGAAGGGCTCCGCCGACGTCGACACCATGGCCGCTTCGCTGATGACCCTGTACGCGCGGATTTGCGGGGCGGCTCTGGCCCGTGCGCACGCCCGCTCCGGCGACCGGATCGCCATCGCGTCCTACCTGGGCACCAGCGACGCCTTCGACCGGGCCATCGCCGACTTCTCCACCGCCTACGCCGACCAAAACGAACGCGACTACCAGACCCTGGTCGACGCAGTCAGCACCGGCCGGCTCAGCGCGCAGACCGGCCTGTAA
- a CDS encoding MarR family transcriptional regulator — protein sequence MADSNAGVVPAGTDDDVRWLTCEERLAWMAMAAIMMKLPAALDAQLQRDADLTFFEYTVLAMLSELPERTIQMSELAAISSASLSRLSHVASRLEKRGYLQRRRCSGAGRRTNATLTDAGLAKVAAAAPGHVRTVRELLLDALSPEQLSVLTDIGARVMPRLDPRRSWTLPS from the coding sequence ATGGCCGACTCAAACGCCGGCGTTGTCCCCGCCGGCACCGACGATGACGTGCGCTGGCTCACCTGCGAGGAAAGGCTGGCCTGGATGGCCATGGCCGCGATCATGATGAAGCTCCCCGCCGCGCTGGACGCCCAACTACAGCGCGACGCCGATCTGACCTTCTTCGAGTACACGGTGCTGGCGATGTTGTCGGAGCTGCCCGAGCGCACGATCCAGATGAGCGAGCTGGCCGCCATCTCGTCCGCGTCGCTGTCACGGCTGTCGCACGTGGCGAGCCGGCTGGAGAAGCGGGGATACCTTCAGCGCCGACGTTGCTCCGGCGCCGGCCGTCGTACTAACGCCACCTTGACCGACGCTGGGCTGGCCAAGGTTGCGGCCGCTGCCCCCGGCCACGTCCGGACCGTACGTGAGCTGCTCCTCGACGCTTTGTCCCCTGAGCAACTGTCGGTTCTCACCGACATTGGCGCTCGGGTCATGCCCCGCCTCGACCCCCGGCGAAGCTGGACGCTGCCGTCCTGA
- a CDS encoding NADP-dependent oxidoreductase gives MKALAIAGRDAAPAVAEIPTPEPATGEVRLRLEAASVNGFDLAVAAGYVWDVMPHEFPVVLGRDFVGTVDAVGADVTQVKVGDRVAGLIAGGLGAGGIGQSVVAAADSLVVVPAGLSSVDAAAVGLAGIAALDAVDAAGVTADDTVLVSGAAGGVGSLAVQLASARGAAVIATARPGEQADFVSSLGAKHVVDYAGDVAAAVREIEPDGVDKVVHAAGDPAALATTLRAGGVLSSLVGAAAEQLGRADVTVTAVMAHATPEKLADLLAQVADGRLQVHVGATVPIERAGDALSAFSGTLGKVIVTG, from the coding sequence ATGAAGGCACTGGCGATCGCGGGCAGAGACGCCGCCCCGGCGGTGGCGGAGATCCCGACCCCCGAACCGGCTACGGGCGAGGTGCGCCTGAGGCTTGAGGCTGCCTCGGTCAACGGGTTCGACCTGGCCGTGGCCGCCGGATACGTCTGGGACGTCATGCCGCACGAGTTCCCGGTGGTGCTGGGCCGCGACTTCGTCGGCACCGTCGACGCGGTCGGCGCCGACGTCACCCAGGTGAAGGTCGGCGACCGCGTCGCCGGACTCATCGCCGGTGGGCTTGGCGCCGGTGGGATCGGCCAGAGCGTCGTGGCTGCGGCTGACTCACTCGTCGTCGTGCCCGCCGGGCTGTCGTCGGTCGACGCCGCCGCGGTCGGTCTAGCCGGTATCGCAGCTCTGGACGCGGTGGATGCCGCCGGCGTCACAGCCGACGACACGGTGCTCGTCTCCGGTGCCGCGGGCGGCGTCGGTTCGCTGGCGGTGCAGCTGGCGTCCGCGCGCGGTGCCGCCGTCATCGCGACCGCCCGGCCCGGTGAGCAGGCCGACTTCGTCAGCTCGCTCGGCGCCAAGCACGTCGTCGACTACGCCGGTGACGTCGCGGCCGCCGTCCGAGAGATCGAGCCGGACGGGGTCGACAAGGTTGTGCACGCGGCCGGCGACCCTGCCGCGCTGGCCACCACGCTGCGAGCCGGGGGCGTGCTGTCTTCGCTCGTCGGCGCCGCCGCCGAGCAGCTCGGGCGTGCCGACGTCACTGTCACCGCGGTGATGGCCCACGCCACGCCTGAGAAGCTCGCTGACCTGCTGGCCCAGGTAGCCGACGGTCGGCTGCAGGTGCACGTCGGCGCCACCGTCCCGATCGAGCGGGCCGGCGACGCGCTGTCCGCGTTCAGCGG